A section of the Microbacterium forte genome encodes:
- the fdxA gene encoding ferredoxin, with translation MTYVIALPCVDVKDRACIDECPVDCIYEGERSLYIHPDECVDCGACEPVCPVEAIYYEDDLPDEWQDYYKANVEFFDEVGSPGGAAKVGVIAHDHPIIAALPPQGE, from the coding sequence GTGACGTATGTGATCGCTCTCCCGTGCGTCGATGTCAAGGATCGCGCCTGCATCGACGAGTGCCCCGTTGACTGTATCTACGAGGGCGAACGCTCGCTGTACATCCACCCCGACGAATGCGTCGACTGCGGCGCGTGCGAACCCGTCTGCCCCGTCGAGGCGATCTACTACGAAGACGACCTGCCGGATGAATGGCAGGACTACTACAAGGCCAACGTCGAGTTCTTCGACGAGGTCGGCTCTCCGGGTGGTGCCGCCAAGGTCGGCGTCATCGCGCACGATCACCCGATCATCGCCGCTCTCCCGCCACAGGGCGAGTAG
- a CDS encoding histidinol dehydrogenase, which produces MRTGWISRVLSWIAAALVGGVFGVAGTIGHSLMWGPVPVGLLVGAVACGAILVAIRALTHDRGATLAAGLGMLGMLMLISGVGPGGSVVVEDTLSGRIWTYLVAGLVLLAVAWPSFSRLPARTDAPAPAPAMSSGASDGEAPSARRAPALGDRTGGES; this is translated from the coding sequence GTGCGTACTGGATGGATCTCCCGGGTGCTTTCCTGGATCGCCGCGGCTCTCGTCGGCGGCGTCTTCGGCGTCGCGGGAACGATCGGACACAGCCTGATGTGGGGACCGGTGCCCGTGGGGCTGCTGGTGGGAGCGGTCGCGTGCGGGGCGATCCTCGTCGCGATCCGGGCGCTCACCCACGACCGGGGCGCGACTCTCGCCGCGGGGCTCGGCATGCTCGGCATGCTGATGCTGATCTCCGGCGTCGGCCCTGGTGGGTCGGTGGTCGTCGAAGACACGCTCAGCGGTCGCATCTGGACCTATCTCGTCGCCGGACTCGTGCTTCTCGCCGTGGCATGGCCGTCCTTCTCCCGGCTTCCCGCGCGCACCGATGCGCCTGCGCCTGCGCCCGCAATGTCGTCTGGGGCGTCCGACGGCGAAGCGCCGAGTGCTCGGCGTGCCCCCGCTCTGGGCGATCGGACCGGCGGCGAGTCGTAG
- a CDS encoding AzlD domain-containing protein → MSVWSAILLAAVICLALKASGYLVPPSVLEAPRPARISDLLTVALLAALVAVQTLGAGQAVVVDARVPALLVAAGLLWLRQSFLVVVFAAAVVAAILRLLGLAA, encoded by the coding sequence ATGAGCGTCTGGAGCGCGATCCTGCTCGCTGCGGTGATCTGCCTGGCGCTCAAGGCCAGCGGTTATCTCGTGCCGCCGAGCGTGCTCGAGGCGCCACGACCGGCTCGCATCTCCGACCTGCTGACCGTGGCGCTCCTCGCCGCACTCGTGGCTGTGCAGACTCTCGGAGCCGGGCAGGCCGTGGTCGTCGATGCACGGGTCCCCGCTCTGCTCGTCGCGGCCGGTCTTCTGTGGTTGCGTCAGTCGTTCCTGGTCGTGGTGTTCGCCGCTGCGGTCGTCGCCGCGATCCTGAGGCTTCTCGGCCTCGCTGCCTGA
- a CDS encoding AzlC family ABC transporter permease — protein sequence MSAGREVWREALGVVLATSAYGVSFGALAVASGLDVWQTCVLSLLMFTGGSQFAFVGVFAAGGVSALPSAIASATLLGVRNVAYGMRMSPIVGTTPARRAAAAHFTIDESTAVAISQRDPRLRQVGFWVTGIGIFIGWNITTLIGALVGDVLGDPKTWGLDAAAAAAFLALLWPRLKERQAIAVGVAAAVVAASLTPLIMPGLPVLVAAVVAIVVGWFNWLGRVDGSTAGSGEVDR from the coding sequence ATGAGCGCTGGGCGCGAAGTCTGGCGCGAGGCGCTGGGCGTGGTTCTCGCGACCAGCGCCTATGGCGTCTCTTTCGGCGCGCTCGCCGTGGCATCCGGTCTGGATGTCTGGCAGACGTGCGTGCTCAGCCTGCTGATGTTCACGGGCGGATCGCAGTTCGCATTCGTCGGGGTGTTCGCCGCCGGAGGCGTGTCGGCGCTTCCCTCGGCCATCGCCTCGGCGACGCTGCTCGGGGTGCGCAACGTCGCGTACGGCATGCGGATGTCTCCGATCGTCGGAACCACGCCCGCCCGCCGAGCGGCGGCGGCGCACTTCACGATCGACGAGTCCACCGCGGTGGCCATCTCGCAGAGAGATCCTCGTCTGAGACAGGTCGGCTTCTGGGTGACCGGCATCGGGATCTTCATCGGATGGAACATCACGACGTTGATCGGCGCTCTGGTCGGCGACGTGCTCGGCGACCCGAAGACCTGGGGGCTGGATGCTGCCGCTGCCGCTGCGTTCCTGGCTCTGCTCTGGCCGCGCCTCAAGGAGCGCCAGGCGATCGCGGTCGGTGTGGCCGCAGCTGTCGTGGCCGCGTCGCTCACGCCCCTGATCATGCCCGGTCTGCCCGTGCTGGTCGCGGCTGTCGTCGCGATCGTCGTCGGCTGGTTCAACTGGCTGGGACGAGTCGACGGCTCCACGGCCGGCTCCGGGGAGGTCGACCGATGA
- a CDS encoding helix-turn-helix domain-containing protein, with protein sequence MEDLRTRIARTVRNERERAALSVSELARRAGISKATVSQLESGSGNPSVETLWALGVALGVPFAALVDQQINAPTLIRADDLVGVPSSAAAYSATLLSASPPGARRDVYLIQAEPGDPRRSDPHHPGTTEHVVLISGQALIGPTDAPVLLNPGDYLSYAGDAPHVFEAIVAGTSAVLISELR encoded by the coding sequence ATGGAGGACCTCCGCACCCGCATCGCCCGTACCGTGCGCAACGAGCGTGAGAGAGCCGCGCTGTCCGTCTCCGAGCTCGCGCGTCGGGCGGGGATCTCGAAGGCGACTGTCTCGCAACTCGAATCAGGCTCCGGCAATCCCAGCGTCGAGACGCTGTGGGCTCTGGGTGTCGCGCTCGGGGTGCCTTTCGCCGCGCTCGTCGACCAGCAGATCAACGCGCCGACGCTCATCCGCGCCGACGATCTCGTCGGCGTGCCGTCGTCTGCGGCGGCGTACAGCGCGACGCTGCTGTCCGCGAGCCCGCCGGGCGCCCGCAGGGATGTGTACCTGATCCAGGCGGAACCCGGTGATCCGCGGCGCTCCGATCCGCATCATCCGGGCACCACCGAGCACGTGGTCCTCATCTCGGGGCAAGCTCTGATCGGACCGACGGACGCCCCTGTGCTGTTGAACCCCGGCGACTACCTCTCGTACGCCGGAGACGCACCGCACGTGTTCGAGGCGATCGTCGCCGGTACAAGCGCGGTTCTCATCTCCGAACTCCGCTGA
- a CDS encoding MFS transporter, producing MTHTAPAPTKTSWMPLVSLFLAQVLMSFNVAALPISLGGMVSEFGVPPTVASTTIVMYGLAVAALVMTGAKLGQRIGWVLIFRIVIGLFAASSVLMIVSPSVGWAIAGQAVAGAAAAIIVPSIVALIAENYRGAQQATAIGAIGSARAISGVTAFLIGGTLGTLVGWRPMFFIVFGIAVVVFAFSFTLRGDRGDASIRIDLVASLLIGAAIVLLTLGFNNLNGWGAVAATEAAPFSILGLSPAPAFVVVGIVLGQCFFVWTRRRMAEGKVPLIDLSILDSSKERAAVYAMFIVVALEACVNFTIPLYIQIVQGRTPFDTSLAMMPFNLTVFITATLVVRFYKRYPPRVIGVFGFILTTVALVWLSVVVNNNWETLPTILGLIVFGIGQGALVTLVFNVLVTSAPAELAGDVGSLRGTTQNLASAVGTALAGALLVSLLGLSIGRAVVEHPELPPSLVTQVDMDNLNFVSNDDLRAALEQTDATPEQIDAAVAVNEESRLGTLRLGLLLLAGLSAVAILPASRLPKYKPEEIPDPSPVSGSGPGPGPE from the coding sequence ATGACACACACCGCTCCGGCTCCCACGAAGACCTCCTGGATGCCGCTCGTCAGCCTCTTCCTCGCCCAGGTGCTCATGTCGTTCAACGTGGCCGCCCTTCCGATCTCGCTCGGCGGCATGGTCAGCGAGTTCGGCGTGCCGCCGACTGTCGCCAGCACGACGATCGTGATGTACGGGCTCGCCGTGGCCGCACTGGTGATGACCGGCGCGAAGCTCGGCCAGCGCATCGGGTGGGTGCTCATCTTCCGGATCGTGATCGGCCTCTTCGCCGCATCCTCGGTGCTCATGATCGTGTCGCCGAGCGTGGGCTGGGCCATCGCCGGGCAGGCGGTCGCGGGCGCTGCCGCGGCGATCATCGTGCCCTCGATCGTGGCGCTGATCGCCGAGAACTATCGCGGAGCGCAGCAGGCGACCGCGATCGGTGCGATCGGCTCGGCCAGGGCCATCTCGGGGGTCACGGCCTTCCTGATCGGCGGCACCCTGGGAACGCTCGTCGGATGGCGTCCGATGTTCTTCATCGTGTTCGGCATCGCGGTGGTGGTGTTCGCCTTCAGCTTCACGCTTCGCGGCGATCGCGGCGACGCGTCGATCCGCATCGACCTCGTGGCGTCGCTGCTCATAGGTGCGGCGATCGTCCTCCTCACCCTCGGCTTCAACAACCTCAACGGGTGGGGTGCCGTCGCCGCGACGGAGGCTGCGCCCTTCAGCATCCTGGGGCTCTCGCCAGCTCCCGCCTTCGTGGTCGTGGGAATCGTGCTCGGGCAGTGCTTCTTCGTGTGGACGCGGAGGCGGATGGCCGAGGGCAAGGTGCCGCTGATCGACCTCAGCATCCTGGACTCCTCGAAGGAGCGAGCGGCCGTCTACGCGATGTTCATCGTCGTGGCTCTCGAGGCGTGCGTGAACTTCACCATCCCGCTGTACATCCAGATCGTGCAGGGGAGGACGCCTTTCGACACATCCCTCGCGATGATGCCCTTCAACCTGACGGTCTTCATCACGGCCACCCTCGTCGTCCGCTTCTACAAGCGCTACCCGCCGCGGGTGATCGGCGTCTTCGGGTTCATCCTGACCACGGTCGCGCTCGTCTGGCTGTCCGTCGTGGTCAACAACAACTGGGAGACCCTGCCCACGATCCTGGGGCTGATCGTCTTCGGCATCGGCCAGGGCGCGCTCGTGACGCTCGTGTTCAACGTGCTCGTCACCTCGGCGCCCGCCGAGCTCGCGGGGGATGTCGGTTCGCTCCGAGGCACCACGCAGAACCTCGCCTCCGCGGTCGGCACCGCTCTGGCCGGCGCACTCCTCGTATCGCTCCTCGGATTGAGCATCGGTCGTGCGGTCGTCGAGCATCCTGAGCTGCCGCCCTCGCTCGTCACGCAGGTCGACATGGACAACCTCAACTTCGTCAGCAACGACGACCTCCGCGCCGCCCTCGAGCAGACCGATGCGACCCCCGAGCAGATCGACGCGGCGGTGGCCGTCAACGAGGAGTCTCGCCTGGGCACGCTGCGACTCGGGCTGCTCCTGCTCGCCGGCCTCAGCGCGGTGGCGATCCTGCCCGCATCGAGACTTCCGAAGTACAAGCCCGAGGAGATCCCCGACCCGTCACCGGTCTCGGGTTCGGGTCCGGGGCCGGGGCCGGAATGA